One segment of Thermosulfurimonas sp. F29 DNA contains the following:
- the queC gene encoding 7-cyano-7-deazaguanine synthase QueC, translating into MKKGLAVVLLSGGLDSCVTAAVAARDWELAFLHVKYGQRTEAREEQAFLRLCEHFEPRHRLITEVPALKAIGGSALTDRKISVPEEEPDPSRIPVTYVPFRNAHFLAIAASWAEVLGAGAIFIGANQVDFSGYPDCRRSFFDAFERAIEEGTRPETRIRIETPLINLTKVEIVRLGAKLGAPFHLTWSCYQREEVACGRCESCRLRLRAFREAGIRDPIPYEIPVGEE; encoded by the coding sequence ATGAAGAAAGGCCTTGCGGTGGTCCTTCTTTCCGGGGGGCTCGACTCCTGCGTTACCGCGGCGGTGGCCGCCCGAGACTGGGAACTGGCCTTTCTGCATGTGAAGTACGGCCAGCGCACCGAAGCCCGGGAGGAGCAGGCCTTTCTGCGGCTGTGCGAGCACTTCGAACCAAGGCATCGGCTGATCACCGAAGTCCCAGCGCTTAAGGCCATCGGGGGCTCGGCCCTCACCGACCGGAAGATTTCCGTGCCGGAGGAGGAACCCGATCCCTCAAGGATCCCGGTCACCTATGTGCCCTTTCGAAACGCTCACTTTCTGGCCATAGCCGCCTCCTGGGCCGAGGTCCTGGGGGCCGGGGCCATCTTCATCGGGGCCAATCAGGTGGACTTTTCCGGGTATCCCGACTGCCGGCGGAGTTTCTTCGACGCTTTCGAGAGGGCCATAGAGGAGGGCACACGACCCGAAACCCGCATACGGATAGAGACCCCGCTCATCAACCTCACCAAGGTGGAGATCGTGAGACTGGGAGCGAAACTGGGGGCCCCCTTTCACCTCACCTGGTCCTGCTACCAGCGAGAGGAGGTGGCCTGCGGACGGTGCGAATCCTGTCGTCTCCGTCTCAGGGCCTTCCGCGAGGCCGGAATCAGGGATCCCATCCCTTACGAAATTCCGGTAGGGGAAGAATAG
- the sfsA gene encoding DNA/RNA nuclease SfsA, whose translation MRLLNLPADREGRFVERVNRFLIRVRLSPGEWVEVHLHDPGRLPDLLTPGRRVLLRHAAHSRRKTQWDLLAFRKKDYWCFCHSGYHRGVAEALLRGTHPFGPFEELRPEPGVGEGRLDFLLQGPAGELWLEVKGVTWARDRVGLFPDAPTLRGLRHLRLLTELLDSDRRAGLLFLVFRREVEEVRAAAEVDPDFAEALARALDKGLAARAAVLSYDGKALYLERFVPVRA comes from the coding sequence ATGCGGTTGCTGAATCTTCCGGCGGATCGGGAGGGAAGGTTCGTTGAAAGGGTGAATAGATTTCTCATCCGGGTGCGGCTCTCCCCCGGGGAGTGGGTGGAGGTTCACCTTCACGATCCCGGACGCCTTCCGGATCTCCTGACCCCCGGCCGGAGGGTTCTTCTCCGCCACGCCGCCCATTCCCGTCGAAAGACGCAGTGGGATCTCCTGGCCTTCCGGAAGAAAGATTACTGGTGTTTCTGCCACTCGGGTTATCATCGAGGGGTGGCCGAGGCCCTTCTGCGCGGGACTCATCCCTTCGGACCCTTCGAGGAGCTTCGACCGGAGCCCGGGGTAGGGGAGGGGCGGCTGGATTTTCTCCTCCAGGGCCCGGCCGGGGAATTGTGGCTTGAGGTGAAGGGCGTAACCTGGGCCCGCGACCGTGTGGGACTATTTCCGGACGCTCCGACCCTTCGAGGACTTCGCCACCTCAGGCTTCTTACGGAACTGCTGGACTCGGACCGGAGGGCCGGGCTTCTCTTCCTGGTCTTTCGCCGCGAGGTGGAGGAGGTGAGAGCGGCGGCGGAGGTGGACCCGGATTTTGCCGAAGCCCTGGCCCGGGCCCTGGATAAGGGGCTTGCGGCCAGGGCGGCGGTGCTCTCCTACGACGGAAAGGCCCTCTATCTCGAAAGGTTCGTGCCGGTGAGGGCCTAA
- the ahcY gene encoding adenosylhomocysteinase, translating into MEYHVKDLALAEKGRLRIEWAGRDMPVLARIREEFEREKPLSGIRIGACLHVTTETANLMFTLKAGGAEVALCASNPLSTQDDVAAALVEAGIPVFAVRGEDRDTYYAHIKAVLDTRPHITMDDGADLISTLHAERPGQAAEVLAGTEETTTGVIRLRAMARDGALRYPVIAVNDALTKHLFDNRYGTGQSTIDGILRATNRLLAGSVFVVAGYGWCGRGLAMRARGMGARVIVTEVDPLRALEAVMDGFEVMPMDEAAPRGDFFCTVTGDIAVIRREHFLRMKDGAIVANSGHFNVELDLEGLSGITEKKRRIREHVEEYTLVNGRRIYVLAEGRLVNLAAAEGHPSAVMDMSFANQALCCAWLVRNSEKLERRVYSVPEEIDRRVAEMKLETMGIRIDRLTPEQEKYLSSWEMGT; encoded by the coding sequence ATGGAATACCATGTGAAGGATCTTGCCCTGGCGGAGAAGGGACGGTTGCGCATCGAGTGGGCGGGTCGGGACATGCCCGTGCTGGCCCGCATTCGGGAGGAGTTCGAGCGGGAGAAACCCCTCTCCGGTATCCGGATCGGGGCCTGCCTCCATGTGACCACGGAAACGGCCAATCTCATGTTCACCCTCAAGGCCGGGGGAGCGGAGGTGGCCCTCTGCGCCTCCAATCCCCTTTCCACCCAGGACGATGTAGCCGCGGCCCTGGTGGAGGCCGGCATACCGGTCTTCGCCGTCCGGGGCGAGGATCGGGATACCTATTACGCCCACATAAAAGCGGTGCTGGACACCCGTCCGCACATCACCATGGACGACGGGGCGGATCTCATTTCCACCCTTCACGCCGAGCGTCCCGGACAGGCGGCGGAGGTGCTGGCCGGGACCGAGGAGACCACCACCGGGGTGATCCGGCTGCGGGCCATGGCCAGGGACGGAGCACTCCGTTATCCGGTGATCGCTGTAAACGACGCCCTGACCAAACACCTCTTCGACAACCGCTACGGCACCGGGCAGTCCACCATCGACGGAATCCTGCGGGCCACCAACAGGTTGCTGGCCGGGTCGGTGTTCGTGGTGGCGGGTTACGGCTGGTGCGGACGGGGGCTGGCCATGCGGGCCCGGGGCATGGGGGCCCGGGTGATCGTCACCGAGGTGGATCCCCTGCGGGCCCTGGAGGCGGTGATGGACGGCTTCGAGGTCATGCCCATGGACGAAGCCGCCCCTCGCGGAGACTTTTTCTGCACGGTGACCGGGGACATAGCCGTGATCCGCAGGGAACACTTCCTGCGGATGAAGGACGGGGCCATCGTGGCCAACTCCGGGCACTTCAATGTGGAACTGGATCTGGAGGGCCTTTCCGGGATCACCGAGAAGAAAAGACGGATTCGGGAGCATGTGGAGGAATACACCCTGGTGAACGGAAGGCGTATTTATGTGCTGGCCGAGGGGCGCCTGGTCAACCTGGCCGCGGCGGAGGGCCACCCTTCCGCGGTGATGGACATGAGCTTTGCCAATCAGGCTCTGTGCTGCGCCTGGCTGGTCCGGAACTCCGAAAAGCTCGAACGCCGGGTCTATTCCGTGCCGGAGGAGATCGACCGGCGCGTGGCGGAGATGAAACTCGAGACCATGGGTATCCGCATAGATCGTCTCACCCCGGAGCAGGAGAAATACCTCTCCTCCTGGGAGATGGGTACCTAA
- the metK gene encoding methionine adenosyltransferase — MGLSNFLFTSESVTEGHPDKVADQISDAILDAILEKDPYARVACETMVNTGMILIAGEITTEARVDYATIARGVVKEIGYNHSDLGFDWQTCAVLTSIDRQSPDIAMGVDRGEEIGAGDQGLMFGYACDETPDYMPMPIWYAHRLAMRLAEVRKKGILPFLRPDGKTQVTVAYEDKRPIYVHTVVIAAQHEPWVEYKELREAIVEEVIKKVIAPEHLRPETRFLVNTTGRFVIGGPLADCGMTGRKIIVDTYGGRGHHGGGAFSGKDPTKVDRTPSYYARYVAKNMVAAGVARELEVQVAYSIGVPEPIAINVQTFGTNAIPVERIVEIIKELFDFRPRAMIEYLDMRRPIFRKTACYGHFGRNDPDFTWERLDMVEKIRDLAGLD; from the coding sequence ATGGGGCTTTCCAATTTCCTCTTCACCTCGGAGTCGGTAACCGAGGGACATCCGGACAAGGTGGCGGATCAGATCTCGGATGCCATCCTGGACGCCATTCTGGAAAAAGATCCCTACGCCCGGGTGGCCTGTGAAACCATGGTCAACACGGGCATGATTCTCATCGCCGGGGAGATCACCACCGAGGCCCGCGTGGATTACGCCACCATCGCCCGCGGAGTGGTCAAGGAAATCGGTTACAATCACTCGGATCTGGGGTTTGACTGGCAGACCTGCGCCGTTCTCACCAGCATCGACCGTCAGAGCCCGGACATCGCCATGGGGGTGGATCGGGGCGAGGAGATCGGCGCCGGGGATCAGGGGCTCATGTTCGGCTACGCCTGCGACGAGACCCCGGATTACATGCCCATGCCCATCTGGTACGCTCACCGCCTGGCCATGCGACTGGCCGAGGTGCGTAAAAAGGGTATCCTCCCCTTCCTCCGACCGGACGGAAAGACCCAGGTGACCGTGGCCTACGAGGACAAGCGTCCGATATATGTGCACACGGTGGTGATCGCCGCCCAGCACGAGCCCTGGGTGGAATATAAGGAGCTAAGGGAAGCCATCGTGGAGGAGGTCATCAAAAAGGTTATCGCGCCGGAGCACCTTCGTCCGGAGACCAGGTTCCTGGTGAACACCACTGGGCGGTTCGTGATCGGGGGGCCCCTTGCCGACTGCGGGATGACCGGCCGCAAGATCATCGTGGACACCTACGGCGGACGGGGACATCACGGCGGGGGGGCCTTCTCCGGGAAGGATCCCACCAAGGTGGACCGCACCCCCTCCTACTACGCCCGCTATGTGGCCAAAAACATGGTGGCCGCCGGGGTCGCCCGGGAGCTGGAGGTCCAGGTGGCCTACTCCATCGGCGTCCCCGAACCCATAGCCATAAATGTGCAGACCTTCGGCACCAACGCCATCCCCGTGGAGCGTATCGTGGAGATCATCAAGGAGCTCTTTGACTTTCGCCCCCGGGCCATGATCGAGTACCTCGACATGAGAAGACCCATTTTCCGCAAGACGGCCTGCTACGGCCACTTCGGACGCAACGATCCGGACTTTACCTGGGAACGCCTGGACATGGTGGAAAAGATCCGGGATCTGGCCGGGCTGGACTAA
- a CDS encoding OprO/OprP family phosphate-selective porin, translating to MRYRRMIGGLLVLLLCVMGAGSLRAASGIEDPLLRILVRKGILTEEEAREIKREAEAEAAREKQARTRAEREKREKAVKVGTLTYLDYSNGYGPFDGGKEDGRSYFAVTRGYLNFKKRINPWLSFRFTPDIHDQNGSYELRVKYAYARFDLPDLGILTHLKAEFGQGHFPWLDFEEHINPYRMQGTMAREFFGTFNSADRGISLAGNLGGKLDGDFVRQLTAHYPLFNHYAGKYGTFWLSYMNGAGYHGDEVNENKALEGRLTLRPFPHSTSGPLPLAGLQFSYFFVRGEGNNDNLSWDPDYSVDLFMLSYQHPWFVVYAQYSTSTGNNDGKWVVDTDGDGLKDTELDTKCWSLFADVVLPVFGEKLHLFGRYDRFDPNDGERFWDGRRWVSDSSDEAEHYMLGLAYYLTGKNILMLNFEWINYDRNYRISKDTFSGWGKYDPEGTDGLEDGFRVQTVLQISF from the coding sequence ATGAGGTACCGGAGAATGATCGGCGGATTGTTGGTGTTGCTCCTGTGTGTGATGGGGGCGGGGAGCCTTCGGGCGGCCTCCGGGATAGAGGATCCCCTCCTCAGAATCCTGGTGCGCAAGGGGATCCTAACCGAGGAGGAGGCCCGCGAGATCAAGCGCGAGGCGGAAGCCGAGGCGGCCCGGGAAAAACAGGCCCGCACCAGGGCCGAAAGGGAAAAGAGGGAAAAGGCGGTAAAGGTCGGAACCCTTACCTATCTGGACTACTCCAACGGTTACGGACCGTTCGACGGAGGAAAGGAGGACGGTCGGAGCTATTTCGCCGTAACCCGGGGTTATCTAAACTTCAAAAAGAGAATCAATCCCTGGCTGTCCTTTCGGTTCACGCCGGACATTCACGACCAGAACGGAAGTTATGAGTTGCGCGTAAAGTACGCCTATGCCCGGTTTGACCTTCCCGACCTGGGAATTCTCACTCACCTCAAGGCGGAGTTCGGGCAGGGGCATTTCCCCTGGCTCGATTTCGAGGAGCACATAAATCCTTACCGGATGCAGGGGACCATGGCCCGGGAGTTCTTCGGCACCTTCAATTCCGCGGACCGGGGTATCTCCCTGGCCGGGAATCTGGGGGGCAAACTCGACGGAGATTTCGTACGGCAACTTACCGCCCACTATCCCCTCTTCAACCACTATGCCGGAAAGTACGGAACCTTCTGGCTCTCCTACATGAACGGAGCGGGTTACCACGGCGACGAGGTCAACGAAAACAAGGCCCTTGAGGGGCGTCTCACCCTGCGACCCTTTCCCCACAGCACCTCCGGACCCCTTCCCCTGGCCGGCCTCCAGTTCAGTTACTTTTTCGTCCGGGGGGAAGGGAACAACGATAACCTCTCGTGGGATCCCGACTACAGCGTTGATCTTTTCATGCTCTCCTATCAGCACCCGTGGTTCGTCGTCTACGCACAATACAGCACTTCCACCGGCAACAACGACGGAAAGTGGGTGGTGGACACCGACGGAGACGGTCTCAAGGACACCGAACTGGACACGAAATGCTGGTCGCTCTTTGCCGATGTGGTCCTTCCCGTTTTCGGAGAGAAACTTCACCTTTTCGGGCGTTACGACCGTTTCGATCCCAACGACGGGGAGCGTTTCTGGGACGGAAGACGCTGGGTTTCCGACTCCTCGGACGAGGCCGAACACTACATGCTGGGGCTGGCCTACTACCTCACCGGGAAAAACATCCTCATGCTGAACTTCGAGTGGATCAATTACGATCGGAACTACCGGATCTCCAAGGATACCTTCTCCGGATGGGGCAAGTACGATCCCGAGGGCACGGATGGCCTCGAGGACGGCTTCCGCGTCCAGACGGTCCTCCAGATAAGCTTTTAG
- a CDS encoding AAA family ATPase: MKLALLLNVIDPGIGGVLIRGEKGTGKSTVVRALADILPEIEVVEGCPFSCDPDDEEHLCPFCREHLEREGELPRTRRKVRVVELPLSATEDRVVGSIDLEAALTRGERRFEPGLLAAAHRGFLYVDEVNLLPDHLVDTLLDVAAMGVNYVEREGVSFSHAARFVLVGTMNPEEGELRPQLLDRFGLCVTVEGLKDPRARVLIMERWEEFTRDPEAFKERFRAETEALVARVVEARERLPRVKIPEEMLYAIAKKTITLGVDGHRADLTMARAARAHAAFSGRTEVTGEDLAVAERLALPHRLRRRPFDEI, encoded by the coding sequence ATGAAACTGGCTCTCCTCCTGAATGTGATCGATCCCGGGATAGGCGGAGTCCTCATCCGGGGGGAGAAGGGCACCGGGAAGTCCACGGTGGTGCGGGCCCTTGCGGACATCCTGCCGGAGATCGAGGTGGTGGAGGGCTGCCCATTTTCCTGTGATCCCGACGACGAGGAACATCTCTGTCCCTTCTGCCGGGAGCATCTGGAAAGGGAGGGAGAACTCCCCCGCACCAGGCGCAAGGTGCGGGTGGTGGAACTTCCGCTTTCGGCCACGGAGGATCGAGTGGTGGGAAGCATCGACCTCGAGGCGGCCCTCACCCGGGGAGAGAGGCGTTTCGAGCCGGGGTTGCTTGCCGCGGCCCACCGGGGATTCCTTTATGTGGACGAGGTCAATCTCCTTCCCGATCACCTGGTGGACACCCTTCTCGATGTGGCGGCCATGGGGGTGAATTATGTGGAACGGGAGGGGGTGAGCTTCTCGCACGCGGCCCGTTTCGTGCTGGTGGGCACCATGAATCCCGAGGAGGGAGAACTGCGTCCCCAGCTCCTCGATCGCTTCGGACTTTGCGTGACGGTGGAGGGCCTGAAGGATCCCAGGGCCCGGGTGCTCATCATGGAACGCTGGGAGGAGTTCACCCGCGACCCCGAGGCCTTCAAGGAAAGATTCCGAGCCGAGACCGAGGCCCTCGTCGCCCGGGTCGTGGAGGCCCGGGAGAGGCTTCCCCGGGTGAAGATTCCGGAGGAAATGCTCTACGCCATCGCCAAAAAGACCATAACCCTGGGCGTTGACGGTCACCGGGCCGACCTCACCATGGCGCGGGCGGCACGGGCCCACGCCGCCTTTTCCGGAAGGACCGAGGTCACCGGGGAGGATTTAGCCGTGGCCGAGCGCCTGGCCCTGCCGCATCGCCTGCGCCGGCGGCCCTTCGACGAAATCTAG
- the cas2 gene encoding CRISPR-associated endonuclease Cas2, producing the protein MKQNYYLVCYDIADEKRLRKVARIMEDFGIRVLYSVFECRLTPEEFAVMRQTVEEVIDALEDRVRYYRLCETCRRPVVHLGYGKHTRLPEGDHLIL; encoded by the coding sequence GTGAAACAGAACTACTACCTCGTGTGCTACGACATCGCCGACGAAAAGAGGCTCCGAAAGGTGGCCCGCATAATGGAAGATTTCGGGATACGGGTGCTTTACAGCGTGTTCGAATGTCGGTTAACGCCGGAGGAGTTCGCCGTCATGAGACAGACGGTGGAGGAAGTTATTGACGCCCTGGAGGATCGGGTGCGATACTACCGGCTCTGTGAGACCTGTCGCCGCCCGGTGGTGCACCTGGGTTACGGAAAGCACACCCGTCTTCCGGAAGGGGATCACCTTATCCTTTAA
- a CDS encoding chemotaxis protein CheX has translation MDSLVEIIKESVAEVIGTYTGETPVLRRQFVKQDKVALGEVTAVAGLTGNKLSGAFVVSFSREALFRIVCALFGSCPRETTEEVEDAAGEMANMICGAFRRRFEKQGITLSASTPSIVTGKDYHIHTLCKSDFLALEFDLSGHPLVVEFCLDRQS, from the coding sequence ATGGACTCTCTGGTGGAAATCATTAAGGAATCGGTGGCCGAGGTGATCGGAACCTACACCGGGGAGACCCCGGTGCTCAGGAGGCAGTTCGTTAAACAGGATAAGGTGGCCCTGGGAGAGGTCACGGCCGTGGCCGGCCTTACGGGAAACAAACTCAGCGGGGCCTTCGTGGTCTCCTTTTCGCGCGAGGCCCTTTTCAGGATCGTGTGTGCCCTTTTCGGTTCCTGCCCCCGGGAAACCACCGAGGAGGTGGAGGACGCCGCCGGAGAGATGGCCAACATGATCTGCGGGGCCTTTCGTCGTCGGTTTGAAAAACAGGGCATTACCCTTTCCGCCTCCACCCCCTCCATCGTCACCGGGAAGGATTATCACATTCATACCCTCTGTAAGTCCGATTTTCTGGCCCTGGAATTTGATCTTTCCGGACATCCCCTGGTCGTTGAATTCTGTCTGGACAGACAATCTTAG
- the cas2 gene encoding CRISPR-associated endonuclease Cas2, whose amino-acid sequence MDRQFYIISYDIGDPKRLQRVHKFLKDYGKPVQKSVFECWLTERELESVVSWLADFIKRTEDRVRIYRLCRNCLQNVEFTGPVYFAEEPPEELIL is encoded by the coding sequence ATGGATCGGCAGTTCTACATCATCTCGTACGATATAGGGGATCCCAAGCGCCTGCAAAGGGTGCACAAATTCCTGAAGGATTACGGCAAACCGGTTCAGAAAAGCGTGTTCGAGTGCTGGCTAACGGAAAGGGAGCTGGAGAGTGTAGTGTCCTGGCTTGCGGACTTCATAAAACGCACGGAGGACCGGGTGCGCATTTACCGCCTCTGCCGGAACTGTCTCCAAAATGTTGAATTCACCGGTCCGGTATACTTCGCGGAGGAACCACCGGAGGAATTGATCCTGTGA
- the cas1 gene encoding CRISPR-associated endonuclease Cas1, with protein MILYLTEQGLKVSREGERLKLEIGHKKEEVRLAEVDQVVVFGRVSFTAPALQTLLKRGIQVHFLTLSGKYLGKLSTPFGKNIELRLHQFRTFHDPTRRIQLARAFVHGKIHNQREYLVRQKRRLGETSLEGPIFHLKRALTELPAAKNVEEIFGIEGMASRHYFEGLGTLLKRSGFEFRERTRRPPRDPVNALLSLGYTLLLSRIWSLVETAGLDPYLGFLHSPDYGKPSLVLDLMEEWRPVIVDTVVIRVLNWKTIKPEDFTQETFPDEEEPKEIQPVKLGRAGLKKFVKQFQERLKEEALYPPRGKRFRYADILREQVYLLARVLKGESPEYRPFMI; from the coding sequence ATGATCCTTTACCTCACCGAACAGGGATTAAAGGTGTCGCGGGAGGGGGAAAGGCTCAAACTGGAAATCGGCCATAAGAAAGAAGAGGTCAGGCTGGCCGAGGTGGATCAGGTGGTGGTCTTCGGAAGAGTTAGTTTCACAGCTCCGGCCCTCCAGACCCTTCTAAAACGCGGAATACAGGTCCATTTCCTGACCCTTTCCGGAAAGTACCTGGGAAAACTCTCCACTCCCTTCGGGAAAAACATAGAGTTGAGACTGCACCAGTTTCGGACATTTCACGATCCGACCAGGCGGATCCAGCTGGCCAGGGCCTTCGTGCACGGGAAAATTCACAACCAGCGGGAATACCTCGTCCGTCAGAAAAGGAGACTGGGGGAAACCTCTCTCGAGGGTCCGATATTCCACCTCAAGCGCGCCCTGACGGAACTTCCTGCGGCCAAAAATGTCGAAGAGATATTCGGTATCGAAGGGATGGCCTCGCGTCACTACTTCGAGGGACTGGGGACCCTCCTCAAACGATCCGGTTTCGAATTCCGCGAACGCACCCGCCGCCCTCCTAGAGATCCCGTAAACGCCCTCCTTTCCCTGGGTTATACCCTCCTCCTTTCCCGGATCTGGAGCCTGGTGGAAACCGCGGGGCTCGATCCTTACCTGGGGTTCCTGCACTCGCCGGACTACGGCAAGCCCTCCCTGGTGCTCGATCTCATGGAGGAATGGCGCCCGGTGATAGTGGATACGGTGGTAATTCGAGTCCTGAACTGGAAGACCATAAAGCCCGAGGACTTCACTCAGGAGACCTTTCCGGACGAGGAAGAACCGAAGGAGATCCAGCCCGTAAAACTCGGCCGGGCCGGACTCAAGAAGTTCGTAAAACAGTTTCAGGAAAGGTTAAAGGAGGAGGCTCTTTATCCTCCCCGGGGAAAGCGCTTCCGGTACGCTGACATCCTGCGAGAACAGGTATATCTTTTGGCCCGGGTACTCAAAGGTGAGAGTCCGGAATACCGTCCATTCATGATTTGA
- a CDS encoding YkgJ family cysteine cluster protein: MPEGESPSEPFECKRCGFCCQGESTVSLSEEEVRRMAAFLGLSREEFLRRYTVYRGGRLEMRTVDGHCIFYRGEEGCLVHPVKPDRCRQWPLHPSILKDPENFEIIRSTCPGFREGLTWEELRKWLEHGLSGGNH, from the coding sequence ATGCCCGAAGGTGAAAGCCCTTCCGAACCCTTTGAGTGTAAGCGCTGTGGTTTCTGCTGTCAGGGGGAAAGTACGGTCTCGCTTTCGGAGGAAGAGGTGCGTCGCATGGCGGCCTTTTTGGGGCTCTCCCGGGAGGAGTTCCTCCGGCGCTACACGGTTTACCGGGGAGGGCGTCTCGAGATGCGCACGGTGGACGGGCACTGCATTTTTTACCGGGGAGAGGAGGGCTGCCTGGTGCATCCGGTAAAGCCGGATCGATGTCGTCAGTGGCCTCTTCACCCCAGCATATTGAAAGATCCGGAAAACTTTGAAATAATTCGTTCCACCTGTCCGGGCTTCCGGGAGGGACTTACCTGGGAAGAACTGAGGAAGTGGCTGGAACATGGACTCTCTGGTGGAAATCATTAA
- the dprA gene encoding DNA-processing protein DprA gives MEPSEERLILVGLAVRKGYAPVWPVRNLPAGEEELISEGRREWERAGERGFSLTFYGDPDYPELLREISDPPAFLYVRGRVRGDRPLLAVVGARKATPYGLRIAREWSREVVRAGAGVVSGLALGVDTAAHRGALEGEGYTVAVLGSGADVIYPYPNRGLASEIVARGGAVLSEFPLGAGPERWRFPRRNRIIAGLSRAVLVVEAAERSGSLITARLAADLGREVLAVPGSVFSPLSRGTHHLLKAGAWPATSPKDLLEALGLSSAATPAPAPESEGPQDPLLALIPPYPKHFDELVAESGLTVTELSARLLELELAGLVQELPGRYYQRT, from the coding sequence ATGGAGCCCTCCGAGGAGAGACTCATTCTCGTCGGACTTGCGGTGCGAAAGGGTTACGCCCCGGTGTGGCCGGTGCGGAACCTTCCCGCGGGAGAGGAGGAATTGATCTCCGAGGGCCGGCGGGAGTGGGAGAGGGCGGGGGAGAGGGGTTTTTCCCTGACCTTTTACGGGGATCCTGATTATCCCGAACTCCTGCGCGAAATATCCGATCCTCCGGCTTTTCTTTATGTGCGGGGAAGGGTGCGGGGGGATCGGCCCCTTCTTGCGGTGGTGGGAGCCCGCAAGGCCACCCCCTACGGACTCAGGATCGCCCGGGAGTGGTCGCGGGAGGTGGTCCGGGCCGGGGCCGGAGTGGTTTCGGGGCTGGCCCTCGGGGTGGATACCGCGGCCCATCGGGGAGCGCTCGAGGGGGAAGGCTACACGGTGGCGGTGCTCGGCTCCGGGGCGGATGTAATTTATCCCTATCCGAATCGGGGGCTGGCCTCCGAAATCGTGGCCCGGGGCGGAGCGGTGCTCTCGGAATTTCCCCTGGGGGCCGGTCCGGAACGGTGGCGTTTCCCCCGACGGAATCGGATCATCGCCGGTCTTTCCAGGGCCGTGCTGGTGGTGGAGGCCGCGGAACGAAGCGGTTCCCTCATCACGGCGCGACTGGCCGCCGATCTCGGGCGCGAGGTCCTGGCCGTGCCCGGAAGCGTATTCTCTCCCCTGAGTCGCGGAACACACCACCTGCTAAAAGCAGGGGCCTGGCCGGCCACCTCTCCGAAAGACCTCCTCGAGGCCCTGGGGCTTTCCTCCGCGGCCACACCCGCACCGGCACCGGAATCCGAAGGCCCGCAAGATCCCCTTCTCGCCCTCATTCCACCCTATCCAAAACACTTCGACGAGCTGGTGGCCGAAAGCGGCCTCACGGTCACCGAACTTTCCGCCCGTCTCCTGGAGCTGGAACTGGCCGGACTCGTTCAGGAGCTTCCCGGAAGGTATTACCAGAGGACCTGA